The Camelina sativa cultivar DH55 chromosome 14, Cs, whole genome shotgun sequence genome includes a window with the following:
- the LOC104740347 gene encoding putative serine/threonine-protein kinase isoform X1, whose protein sequence is MGCSWFACLSGEAREVDGEIAAIDNVKIFKYREIRQATDDFSAENKIGEGGFGSVYKGRLKDGKLAAIKVLSAESRQGVKEFLTEINVISKIQHENLVELYGCCVEGIHRILVYNFLENNSLDKTLLAGGYTRSGIQFDWSSRANICVGVAKGLAFLHEEVRPHIIHRDIKASNILLDRYLSPKISDFGLARLMPPNMTHVSTRVAGTIGYLAPEYAVRGQLTRKADIYSFGVLLMEIVSGRSNKNTRLPTEYQYLLERAWDLYERNELVDLVDSGLNGIFDAEEACRYLKIGLLCTQDSPKLRPSMSTVVKFLTGEKGIDYKKISRPGLISDFMDLKVRGPVATKAEQVNRQNYTNPSSSNASSRDHSNAYSSGASSANAGNTFSSTI, encoded by the exons ATGGGCTGCTCCTGGTTCGCATGTCTGAGTGGAGAAGCTAGAGAAGTTGACGGAG AAATAGCAGCGATAGACAACGTAAAGATATTCAAATATAGAGAGATACGTCAGGCCACTGATGATTTCAGTgctgaaaataaaattggagAAGGAGGTTTTGGTTCTGTGTACAAG GGCCGTCTAAAAGATGGAAAGCTAGCGGCTATCAAAGTCCTCTCGGCTGAGTCAAGACAAGGTGTAAAAGAATTCTTGACTGAGATCAATGTGATATCCAAAATACAGCATGAGAATTTGGTTGAGTTGTATGGATGCTGCGTGGAAGGGATTCACAGGATTCTTGTTTACAATTTTCTTGAGAACAATAGTCTTGATAAGACGCTTCTAG CTGGCGGCTACACTCGGAGTGGGATACAGTTTGATTGGAGTAGTCGGGCCAATATTTGCGTTGGGGTTGCTAAAGGTCTTGCCTTTCTTCATGAAGAAGTACGGCCACACATAATCCATAGAGATATCAAAGCAAGCAACATTCTACTCGACAGATATCTATCTCCTAAGATCTCTGATTTTGGACTCGCTAGGCTTATGCCACCTAACATGACTCATGTCAGCACTCGTGTCGCTGGTACAAT TGGTTATTTAGCACCTGAGTATGCGGTTAGGGGACAGTTGACGCGTAAAGCGGATATATACAGCTTTGGAGTCCTTTTGATGGAGATAGTCAGTGGAAGAAGTAACAAAAACACCCGGTTACCCACGGAGTATCAATATCTTCTGGAAAGA GCTTGGGATCTTTATGAGCGGAATGAGCTCGTGGATCTAGTTGATTCAGGTTTAAATGGAATCTTTGACGCAGAGGAAGCTTGTCGGTACCTAAAAATCGGTCTTTTGTGCACGCAAGACAGTCCTAAGCTAAGACCAAGTATGTCCACAGTGGTGAAGTTTCTAACAGGGGAGAAGGGTATagactacaagaaaataagcaGACCGGGTTTGATATCTGATTTCATGGATTTGAAAGTGAGAGGACCGGTGGCAACAAAGGCAGAACAAGTGAACAGACAAAACTACACAAACCCTTCTTCATCAAATGCCTCGTCTAGAGATCACTCAAATGCTTACTCATCAGGCGCTTCATCAGCTAATGCTGGTAATACATTCAGCAGTAccatttga
- the LOC104740347 gene encoding putative serine/threonine-protein kinase isoform X2, whose protein sequence is MGCSWFACLSGEAREVDGEIAAIDNVKIFKYREIRQATDDFSAENKIGEGGFGSVYKGRLKDGKLAAIKVLSAESRQGVKEFLTEINVISKIQHENLVELYGCCVEGIHRILVYNFLENNSLDKTLLAGGYTRSGIQFDWSSRANICVGVAKGLAFLHEEVRPHIIHRDIKASNILLDRYLSPKISDFGLARLMPPNMTHVSTRVAGTIGYLAPEYAVRGQLTRKADIYSFGVLLMEIVSGRSNKNTRLPTEYQYLLERAWDLYERNELVDLVDSGLNGIFDAEEACRYLKIGLLCTQDSPKLRPSMSTVVKFLTGEKGIDYKKISRPGLISDFMDLKVRGPVATKAEQVNRQNYTNPSSSNASSRDHSNAYSSGASSANAGGV, encoded by the exons ATGGGCTGCTCCTGGTTCGCATGTCTGAGTGGAGAAGCTAGAGAAGTTGACGGAG AAATAGCAGCGATAGACAACGTAAAGATATTCAAATATAGAGAGATACGTCAGGCCACTGATGATTTCAGTgctgaaaataaaattggagAAGGAGGTTTTGGTTCTGTGTACAAG GGCCGTCTAAAAGATGGAAAGCTAGCGGCTATCAAAGTCCTCTCGGCTGAGTCAAGACAAGGTGTAAAAGAATTCTTGACTGAGATCAATGTGATATCCAAAATACAGCATGAGAATTTGGTTGAGTTGTATGGATGCTGCGTGGAAGGGATTCACAGGATTCTTGTTTACAATTTTCTTGAGAACAATAGTCTTGATAAGACGCTTCTAG CTGGCGGCTACACTCGGAGTGGGATACAGTTTGATTGGAGTAGTCGGGCCAATATTTGCGTTGGGGTTGCTAAAGGTCTTGCCTTTCTTCATGAAGAAGTACGGCCACACATAATCCATAGAGATATCAAAGCAAGCAACATTCTACTCGACAGATATCTATCTCCTAAGATCTCTGATTTTGGACTCGCTAGGCTTATGCCACCTAACATGACTCATGTCAGCACTCGTGTCGCTGGTACAAT TGGTTATTTAGCACCTGAGTATGCGGTTAGGGGACAGTTGACGCGTAAAGCGGATATATACAGCTTTGGAGTCCTTTTGATGGAGATAGTCAGTGGAAGAAGTAACAAAAACACCCGGTTACCCACGGAGTATCAATATCTTCTGGAAAGA GCTTGGGATCTTTATGAGCGGAATGAGCTCGTGGATCTAGTTGATTCAGGTTTAAATGGAATCTTTGACGCAGAGGAAGCTTGTCGGTACCTAAAAATCGGTCTTTTGTGCACGCAAGACAGTCCTAAGCTAAGACCAAGTATGTCCACAGTGGTGAAGTTTCTAACAGGGGAGAAGGGTATagactacaagaaaataagcaGACCGGGTTTGATATCTGATTTCATGGATTTGAAAGTGAGAGGACCGGTGGCAACAAAGGCAGAACAAGTGAACAGACAAAACTACACAAACCCTTCTTCATCAAATGCCTCGTCTAGAGATCACTCAAATGCTTACTCATCAGGCGCTTCATCAGCTAATGCTG GAGGAGTTTGA
- the LOC104740349 gene encoding uncharacterized protein LOC104740349, whose product MEDIGLVKQGLIWLQSQKHVCSWVCAATRCFGERTEALAERHWPLVCRGCGKLLGLLSLSFVYWKDCILRGFQSSAKFGSAALLLIMWSCFLSLTSLSCLVYVLLGMAAAGAVVLYLGRTPGIFIVGLFGILILWMYANFWITGTLFIVGGYLFSLNHARVVVLMATMYAMYCVKVRLGWPGVTLSMNLAFLSNDIFIRLLQWCDSVSEKTQAEEPKKPESVIDDEFPGEFEYSSVPVEEPEKKVHEDKSSTKPASPSTVVSNMKEISSVKVVKIETDSADEMKRILHSLNHYEALGIPRYKKIDDALLKKEYRKKAMLVHPDKNMGSPLASDSFKKLQSAYEVLSDSVKRRDYDEQLKKEEIRTKSVCQTSHASSHQNVPGYRSEESRRIHCTKCGNSHIWICTNRSKAKARWCQECGQYHQAKDGDGWVEHKGTLVFEKAHKIEIPRAFVCAEGKIFDVSEWAICQGMACRPNTHRPSFHVNMVGLEKATQRSNSSRFPWDLDVEMMDEDEEEFELWLQQALASGLFCETSKRRKSWSPFKLTKKQSRRTST is encoded by the exons ATGGAGGATATAGGATTGGTTAAGCAAGGTTTGATATGGTTGCAGTCTCAGAAACATGTATGCTCATGGGTTTGTGCTGCAACTCGATGTTTTGGGGAAAGGACAGAAGCTTTGGCAGAGCGTCATTGGCCACTAGTGTGCCGTGGATGTGGGAAGCTTTTAGGGTTGCTTAGTTTATCGTTTGTTTACTGGAAAGACTGCATTTTGAGGGGTTTCCAGTCCAGTGCTAAATTTGGTTCAGCTGCTTTGCTCCTGATAATGTGGAGTTGCTTCCTTAGCCTGACTTCACTATCTTGCTTGGTTTATGTTCTGCTTGGTATG GCAGCTGCTGGTGCTGTTGTCTTGTACTTGGGTCGCACTCCTGGGATCTTCATTGTAGGActatttggaattttgattttgtggatGTACGCTAATTTTTGGATCACCGGAACATTATTTATAGTTGGAG GTTATTTGTTCTCCTTGAATCACGCACGGGTGGTGGTTCTTATGGCGACGATGTACGCAATGTACTGTGTCAAAGTCAGACTTGGATGGCCTGGAGTTACTCTCTCAATGAATCTTGCATTCTTGTCCAACGATATATTTATTCGTCTTCTTCAATGGTGTGATAGTGTTAGTGAAAAAACACAAGCGGAGGAACCAAAGAAACCTGAAAGTGTAATAGATGATGAGTTTCCAGGAGAGTTTGAGTATTCTTCTGTTCCTGTTGAAGAACCTGAGAAAAAGGTTCATGAAGATAAGTCGTCCACTAAGCCAGCATCACCGTCAACTGTTGTTAGTAACATGAAGGAGATTTCTAGTGTTAAGGTAGTTAAAATAGAAACGGATTCAGCTGATGAAATGAAAAGAATACTTCATAGTTTAAATCACTATGAAGCTTTGGGAATCCCTCGGTATAAAAAGATTGATGACGCACTGCTTAAGAAAGAGTATAGAAAGAAG GCAATGCTGGTTCATCCGGATAAGAATATGGGAAGTCCTTTGGCAAGTGACTCATTCAAGAAACTTCAAAGTGCTTACGAG GTTCTTTCTGATTCTGTCAAAAGGAGAGATTACGATGAGcagttaaagaaagaagaaataaggACCAAGAGTGTCTGTCAGACCTCGCACGCTTCTTCGCATCAG AATGTTCCGGGTTATCGATCCGAAGAGTCAAGGCGCATACACTGTACGAAATGCGGGAATTCACACATTTGGATATGTACAAACAGGAGTAAGGCAAAGGCCAGATGGTGTCAG GAGTGTGGTCAATATCATCAAGCCAAAGATGGTGATGGATGGGTTGAACACAAAGGGACCCTGGTATTCGAGAAAGCACATAAG ATTGAAATACCACGAGCATTTGTTTGTGCGGAGGGCAAAATCTTTGATGTGTCCGAATGGGCTATTTGCCAG GGAATGGCGTGTAGACCGAACACACACAGACCAAGTTTCCACGTGAACATGGTTGGTTTAGAAAAGGCAACCCAGAGATCAAACTCGAGCAGGTTCCCTTGGGATCTAGATGTGGAGATGAtggatgaggatgaggaagagTTTGAGTTATGGCTTCAACAAGCACTAGCTTCTGGTCTCTTCTGTGAGACATCAAAACGCAGAAAAAGCTGGAGTCCTTTCAAGTTAACCAAGAAACAATCGCGACGAACATCAACTTGA
- the LOC104740348 gene encoding uncharacterized protein LOC104740348 isoform X2: MSRLSFRPRPLDIHKKLPILKSFKDFEDEETPSSITRNSQLLRIEVDNEPQVPTKKLISEIPTPQYLVVDTYERDYSRTFNQPASYLRARGARAELGEFVEYDLDNDDDDWLFEFNKEKMVLTPEMLELIIFKLEVLDLKARERAGVITPTLGLPVPVLLQFDAAIEALQSLPIKYGVFQAIFSYWKNKRERWQKPILRRLQPPPPVNDTNPYNVFRPREKAHRLHTRRMQQRENNAQSFEKLRQVRRNLDQAKTILEGLIKREEKKRDFMASEVSLQRIQLKYKHETELLEDSLALSGFPLSTSYRFGSSEDEYMDSDEPTTIQTLARPSFTPHPRFYDSNFARAQAGSIKQEARRRLGWLHKLNPNEPVMVFTKPLVPDKLAAAGVVPPVESRSGRARFRGRIGRGGRIVYDRWNPLMQTHINCGNSFFYIAP; encoded by the exons ATGAGTAGGCTATCTTTCCGACCCCGTCCATTGGACATTCACAAGAAGCTTCCAATTTTAAAGTCCTttaaagactttgaagatgaagagacTCCTTCTTCCATTACTAGAAATTCTCAGTTGCTCCGTATAGAGGTTGACAATGAG CCTCAAGTGCCTACCAAGAAGCTGATTTCAGAAATACCAACGCCTCAGTATCTTGTTGTGGATACATATGAAAGAGACTACTCTAGGACTTTTAATCAGCCTGCTTCCTATTTACGCGCAAGAGGAG CCCGGGCTGAACTTGGGGAATTTGTGGAGTATGATCTTGACAACGACGATGATGACTGGCTTTTTGAGTTTAATAAGGAGAAGATGGTTCTCACACCTGAAAT GCTTGagcttattatttttaaactagaGGTATTGGATCTTAAGGCACGGGAAAGAGCTGGAGTTATTACTCCTACCCTTGGTTTGCCAGTTCCAGTGCTTTTGCAGTTTGATGCTGCTATTGAG GCGCTGCAATCTTTACCCATCAAATATGGAGTTTTCCAGGCTATATTCAGTTATTGGAAGAATAAG CGTGAAAGATGGCAGAAGCCTATTTTGCGGCGTTTACAG CCCCCACCACCAGTCAATGATACAAATCCATACAATGTGTTTAGGCCACGGGAGAAAGCTCATAGACTACACACAAGAAGG ATGCAGCAGAGAGAAAACAATGCGCAGTCATTTGAAAAGCTTCGACAG GTCAGGCGCAATCTTGACCAAGCAAAGACCATTCTAGAAGGTCTAATCAAG agagaagaaaaaaagagggaTTTCATGGCGAGTGAGGTTAGCCTTCAGAGAATCCAACTCAAATATAAG CACGAAACTGAACTCTTGGAAGATAGTTTGGCTCTGTCTGGGTTTCCACTCTCGACGTCTTACAGATTTGGCTCAAGCGAGGATGAATACATGGACTCGGATGAACCAACCACCATCCAAACACTCGCAAGGCCTTCCTTTACCCCACATCCTCGTTTCTACGACTCAAATTTCGCTCGAGCTCAAGCCGGGAGCATAAAGCAAGAGGCAAGAAGAAGACTCGGATGGCTCCACAAACTG AATCCTAATGAGCCAGTAATGGTCTTCACAAAGCCGCTGGTCCCAGATAAGCTGGCTGCTGCAGGAGTCGTCCCTCCAGTAGAATCAAGAAGCGGAAGAGCTCGATTTCGAGGAAGAATTGGGCGGGGCGGTAGGATTGTATATGATAGATGGAATCCGCTAATGCAAACCCACATTAACTGTGGCAACAGTTTCTTCTACATAGCACCATaa
- the LOC104740348 gene encoding uncharacterized protein LOC104740348 isoform X1: protein MSRLSFRPRPLDIHKKLPILKSFKDFEDEETPSSITRNSQLLRIEVDNEVQPQVPTKKLISEIPTPQYLVVDTYERDYSRTFNQPASYLRARGARAELGEFVEYDLDNDDDDWLFEFNKEKMVLTPEMLELIIFKLEVLDLKARERAGVITPTLGLPVPVLLQFDAAIEALQSLPIKYGVFQAIFSYWKNKRERWQKPILRRLQPPPPVNDTNPYNVFRPREKAHRLHTRRMQQRENNAQSFEKLRQVRRNLDQAKTILEGLIKREEKKRDFMASEVSLQRIQLKYKHETELLEDSLALSGFPLSTSYRFGSSEDEYMDSDEPTTIQTLARPSFTPHPRFYDSNFARAQAGSIKQEARRRLGWLHKLNPNEPVMVFTKPLVPDKLAAAGVVPPVESRSGRARFRGRIGRGGRIVYDRWNPLMQTHINCGNSFFYIAP, encoded by the exons ATGAGTAGGCTATCTTTCCGACCCCGTCCATTGGACATTCACAAGAAGCTTCCAATTTTAAAGTCCTttaaagactttgaagatgaagagacTCCTTCTTCCATTACTAGAAATTCTCAGTTGCTCCGTATAGAGGTTGACAATGAG GTGCAGCCTCAAGTGCCTACCAAGAAGCTGATTTCAGAAATACCAACGCCTCAGTATCTTGTTGTGGATACATATGAAAGAGACTACTCTAGGACTTTTAATCAGCCTGCTTCCTATTTACGCGCAAGAGGAG CCCGGGCTGAACTTGGGGAATTTGTGGAGTATGATCTTGACAACGACGATGATGACTGGCTTTTTGAGTTTAATAAGGAGAAGATGGTTCTCACACCTGAAAT GCTTGagcttattatttttaaactagaGGTATTGGATCTTAAGGCACGGGAAAGAGCTGGAGTTATTACTCCTACCCTTGGTTTGCCAGTTCCAGTGCTTTTGCAGTTTGATGCTGCTATTGAG GCGCTGCAATCTTTACCCATCAAATATGGAGTTTTCCAGGCTATATTCAGTTATTGGAAGAATAAG CGTGAAAGATGGCAGAAGCCTATTTTGCGGCGTTTACAG CCCCCACCACCAGTCAATGATACAAATCCATACAATGTGTTTAGGCCACGGGAGAAAGCTCATAGACTACACACAAGAAGG ATGCAGCAGAGAGAAAACAATGCGCAGTCATTTGAAAAGCTTCGACAG GTCAGGCGCAATCTTGACCAAGCAAAGACCATTCTAGAAGGTCTAATCAAG agagaagaaaaaaagagggaTTTCATGGCGAGTGAGGTTAGCCTTCAGAGAATCCAACTCAAATATAAG CACGAAACTGAACTCTTGGAAGATAGTTTGGCTCTGTCTGGGTTTCCACTCTCGACGTCTTACAGATTTGGCTCAAGCGAGGATGAATACATGGACTCGGATGAACCAACCACCATCCAAACACTCGCAAGGCCTTCCTTTACCCCACATCCTCGTTTCTACGACTCAAATTTCGCTCGAGCTCAAGCCGGGAGCATAAAGCAAGAGGCAAGAAGAAGACTCGGATGGCTCCACAAACTG AATCCTAATGAGCCAGTAATGGTCTTCACAAAGCCGCTGGTCCCAGATAAGCTGGCTGCTGCAGGAGTCGTCCCTCCAGTAGAATCAAGAAGCGGAAGAGCTCGATTTCGAGGAAGAATTGGGCGGGGCGGTAGGATTGTATATGATAGATGGAATCCGCTAATGCAAACCCACATTAACTGTGGCAACAGTTTCTTCTACATAGCACCATaa